The following is a genomic window from Aminivibrio sp..
CGGCGAGCAGGGCACCCAAGGCCAGTACGGCCGCTCCTCCCCACCACCTAAGAATGGACGGAACGACCTGCAGCGATGGCAGAAGGGGCAGGGCACTTTCACTCGGCCGGAAAAGAAAGTGAGCGAGAAACAGCACAGCGAGGCCGCCGGCGAGAAGAAAGCGTGCCTTCCCCGCCCGCCTTTTTTTCCGGGGCAGAGGGCTCTCAGAGGGCAATCCGCTCCACCCCCAGGGATTCCAGGTCCATGGTTCCTATACCCATCTCGGAGGCGCTCCGGATGTAGGACACGTTCTTCGGGTCGGCGCCGAAAATCCTCGCCGCCGCCGCATCCCCGGCCACGATGTCCGTGGACAGGATCTGGGCCTTGAGCAGGGTGACATCCCTTTCCGACGTTCCCCTCGGGCCGTTGCGGGTCATCATTCGGTAAGCGTCGATGACCGTCAGGGCCGGTTTCCGGAACAGGCTGACGTCGGCGATGCACTGGTGCAGGCCCTTCGCGTGGAACTCACCCCGGTTCCAGACCGTTCCCATGAGATTCTTCATTCCCATGGTGATACCCGCTCCCCCGTGGTGTTTCAGCACGGGGACGTTGATGAAGACGTCGCACTCGAGCATCAGCTCGTGAACGGCTGTTTCCTTCAGCGCTCTTCCCCCGGGGAGGGGAACCTTCTGGTAGTAGCCCGAGGTATCCGCCGGAGCGACCACTCCTCCTCCCCGCTTTACCGCTTCCTCCACGCCGCTGTTCCGGTAACTGTTCCGCCACAGGTCGCAAGTGTGGTCAAAGGCGTACACTTTCGATGCGCCGGCCTCGAGGCAGCGGCGGACGATCCGCTCCACCAACTCGGGATTGGTGTTCCCTCCCCGCTCGGGAGGGACGTCCCAGGACATGTTCGGCTTGATCACCACCGTCTGACCTTTTTTCACAAAACGCTCCATTCCTCCGAGGGCCGCCACC
Proteins encoded in this region:
- a CDS encoding DUF362 domain-containing protein → MDRREFLKRTAVLGLGGAALLLPRSVRRAFGAGEGLPGLAAVRGGEPGEMFERGVAALGGMERFVKKGQTVVIKPNMSWDVPPERGGNTNPELVERIVRRCLEAGASKVYAFDHTCDLWRNSYRNSGVEEAVKRGGGVVAPADTSGYYQKVPLPGGRALKETAVHELMLECDVFINVPVLKHHGGAGITMGMKNLMGTVWNRGEFHAKGLHQCIADVSLFRKPALTVIDAYRMMTRNGPRGTSERDVTLLKAQILSTDIVAGDAAAARIFGADPKNVSYIRSASEMGIGTMDLESLGVERIAL